Genomic segment of Actinomycetota bacterium:
GGCCCAATCGATCAGGCGGCGCTGACCAAGCAGTGCGAACTGCTTGGTCGCACCGAAGCGAGCTCCATGCCCTGCTGCGAGCACGACCGACCAGATGGACATTTCGAGCCCTTCATCGAGACGACCGAAACCTCGCTGCCCGACTCATCCCGCCTCCAGGTGACGGTCAGTCAATCTGGCTCTAAGCAACTAACGAGGGGGCGCGGCCTCTGATCTTGGCGGTCGGGGCAGTATTCCAGACGACGCCGCAGTGCAGCAGCAGGCGCATGCGGTAGTGGTTGAAGTTGCGGATCCCGAAGCCGATCCTCTTGATCT
This window contains:
- a CDS encoding transposase — its product is RLAGTVRHWRHRVLAYHHGRVSNARSEAMNLLAKKIKRIGFGIRNFNHYRMRLLLHCGVVWNTAPTAKIRGRAPSLVA